The sequence below is a genomic window from Lolium perenne isolate Kyuss_39 chromosome 4, Kyuss_2.0, whole genome shotgun sequence.
CACAGATCTCTAAAGGTACCAGTCGTCGCGGATTGAAGGGTTGTTGGCGGAGTCGGCGGAGTTAGTAGCTACTGTAATCCCCGCAGGATTAGCTTCCTACCATGTGGTCGTGCACGGGGCAGCAGCCGCAGCAACAACTCAGATCTCCACAGCTTCCTTCACCGCTGGTTGATGGGGAGGAGTGGAGTGTAGAGAGGATAGGTGTTTGGCGGCTCGCTAGGGTTTGTCCTCACTTTTTGCTAGATGGGTGACTGGGGAAGGAATGGGAGCTGCCGCATAGTCTATGTGTTCTAATTTGTAGAAAAGGATTACAGGTGGGTAGAAAACTAATTCATGTATCCTAGTGCAGTCTATTGCGTGATAAGAAACGAACCTCAGATGGAGCAGTAGTGGAGGTATCTTGATGCTCCGACAAGTTCTTGTACGGTGTCGGCCTGTACCTTGTCCTTGACCTGAGTTCTTCCGTGGGTGTTTGAGCAGATTGGAGTTGAGTATGTAGGTTTTTGCCATAATACGGCTATATAGATGTAGAAGATGAATTGGTTgatgttgtgggtcccacgacgtCAGGGTTGTGCGCGTTTTGTTGAAATTCCGAAAACGCCACTTATACTCGAACGATTTAATTCATTATTTAAAAAATGGATATTATTACCAGGTTGTTTCTTTCGGTTTTGGTTGCAGCTGGGGAAATTACAGATGCGGCACGAAGATCAAGTACTGTATCTTTTTGGTTTTAGTTGATGGTTTCTGTTTTCTGTAATATCTAATGTTGCTGATATTATGTAGTACGGTTGTGTTGTATGCGCGAGTACAGGCGCGGCACGAACACGTGTACAGACTGTTGGTAATGGGTTGAACCAATGTTACATATGTACCTCCGGTGGCCTGTGGCAGGAAGCGTGACACGTTGGTAGTATCTTCGCCGCGAATGCGGAACGGCATTTGCTATAGTGCCGTTGGATCTGCCTCGAGAGAGGAATCGTCGAGTCTCATCTGTCGTTCCGAAAACTGTTCTGGACTGAAGACTGTGGGGAGCTCATTCATGTCCCATCCGTCTCCTCTGAATCTGCCTTCGATCTCTATATACACTGCGTGGAGCTCTCCATAACTTTCTGTGCTCCGGTGCTCCAATCCACCAAAGTCTTGTCTTGTTCATCGTTTTCAAGTTGGTTCATCTACGGTAGGTATGGCGTCCAATTCCGCGGTCATCAATCTGAAGCGGGGACGCGGTCGCCCTATTGGAAGCAAGGACAAGGTCCCCCGTGCGTCGAGGAAGTTGAAGGCTGCCGCCGCCCCGCCTACGGGTGTACCGAGGCCCAGTGGGGGCGTCACTGCCAGCGGCGAGAATTGGCTGGTGAGCGTCGCGGCCGCCGCGTCCGCCGGTGCCGTAACAACCTTTCGGGTGCCACGGGACATTCCGGCCGTCGCCGTCGTGGAGAATAAGCCGCCAGTGAAACGCTCTTGGAAGGAGGTGACGATGACCTTGTCACCGGCGCACGAGTTCTTGGTGTTCGTCACCGTGCCAGGGCTGATGAAGTTGAGGCTTCCGGACGCCTTTGCCAAGGTGTACGCGCGGTACGATCCGGGCTATGCACTCTTGCGAGAGGCGAGTCCGAAGCAGGAGCTATGGAAGGTGTGGACTCTCTGGGAGCATGGAAGCATGTACCTTGCTAGCGATTGGGGCATGTTCGCTGCTCTCTACGGTGTTCAATCTGGGAATGTCCTGTCCTTTCGCCACAGGGAGGATACTTCTAGTTTCGTTGTCAAGGTCTTCAACAACGAGGCGTGCCGCGTTTCGTTCCACCCTCTGTTGGCCTAGTATTAGCGACGTCGTCTACAACTAACCGGCTTGTGGACTCTTTTGATTCGTTTTTGTATTCTGTTCTGTATTTCCATTCGATGTAATTTTCATGGTATTGGTGAAGTTGCAAGGAAGTCTGGGTACTTGTTTTTTCGAATTCGTACTTCTTTGTTTTGTTCTTATTCAAATGGTATACATTCTTTACGAGTACTGCGGTAAAACTGTCATCAGTACAGCTGTGCAATGGAAACGAGTGGAAATTTTGTGTCTGTTGTTTTTAGTTAATAAATTAAGTACATCTGCTAAGAAGCCGGAGTACAGGAGTGAAATCGACGCGAGTACATCTGATTTACGAAGAGCAGCAGCAGATTGTTTTTGTATGTTTTGTTCATGATTCATTTTACATAAAGTATATATTGTTGATAGCCTGGAGTACTGCGTTGCAACTGAAATGAGTACAGGTGCTGCATGGAGAAGAGTACGAGATTGTTTCTGTTGGTATAGTTGGTTTCTTCGGTTCTGTTGGATAGGTACAGTTAGTAATAGCGTAGAGTACAGTGTTGGAACTATATCGAGGACAGTTTTGTCATGGAGAGGAGAACCAGATTGTTTTCGTTTGTTTCTTCTGTTCTATGTGATAGGTACAGTTCGTAATAGGGTAGAGTACAGCTGATCCCAGTTGATAGTTATGGAGTACTGTCCAATCAGAATCACGAGTACTAATACATAGTATGTATAAGTACTGAACGATGTGCTGCATAGGTACATTTATGTTGTTGACGGAGTACAGCAGGTGCACTGTAATGCTGTGCAGCATGATGCATAAGTATGGTTGCATAGCATGCTATGGATGCGTAAGTACGATTACATAGCATGAAATGGATGATTTTAATGCTCTGTATTAAACTTATTTTTGGAATTGATGGACGACCCCCTCATCCCTGTAACTGCTTTCACCCCCACTACTTTTGACGGTTTTATAGGTGTTGGCGCATAAGTGTTTTTGATGGTCTAAAATTAGCAACCGCTACTACTAACTGCCAACTCGAGTCCTTATATTCTGAACATTTCCTTGTATCTCTATCACATCATCCGGTGAGAAACAACAACATACTGCCGTACAGGAAAATACACTCTTCTTCTCTGCAATCATCATCAATGGAGCAGGGTTCTTCCTCTCTCGTTTCTGCGATCACTTCTGGTCCATTGATGCATATCAGCGCTCACTCAGACGTCATCACCGTTGCTAGAATGTCCCGAGGTATGCCAGGTATGCGCAATGCTATCCGTGAGAATGGAAGTTTCCCTTTTGGATCACCCTGTCTGCTGCATTCTGATCCTAGTTCATGGCCCGCTGATCGCACTGAACAGGTATTCATTGTTTTCCATGGATTGCACGAAAATGTTTTTGTACTGTATTTCATACTAGAAAATTCAAAAATTCGCAGGGTATTGACGCATCGCTGATGCCACTAGACGCTCCTTTCGCAAAAGCATTTGTACCTTGTACACAGGTTGGGCCAGGCGACAAGCACTGGGTTGGTTCAAATGGCGAATGGGTTGCAGTTGTTCAGGAGCAAGCACGGTGGTCTCTGCTTAATGTCTACACAGACGAGGAGATCCCTCTGCCATCCGTTCGTAACGTTGGCATCGCTCCAGATGGGCCTTTCTTGTATCGGTATGATTTGGCACACATGCAGTTGTTGAAGATTCAGATAACTGCTGAACCATACAGGGTTGGAAACAAATGGAACTACTATGTCATAGCAGTGTTTGATAAGATAATTGCAATCATGCGTGGTGGTAGTAGGGACGTACAGTGGGGGATCCTTCGCAACGATTACCTTGCACCGTCAAGGTATGTTGATGCCATTCTTACCAGTGGTAGGATCTACGCTGCTACTGCACCCAGAGGGGATGTCCTTGTTTGGGATCCTACTATTTGGGGTGAGTTTATGATTTCGGTGGTATAGTTTTTTTTTTGCACTTATTGTATACTATTTTTTGCATCACGTTTTTCTTAACTTAGTTATATAGTATCCGATCTATCTTAACCATgtttaagcaaaaaaaaaaaaaaaaacaggtgcCGGTGCTGCTCCTCAGGTGATAGCTGCTCCAGAGATTATTGAGCAGCCAAATCTACATGGTGGTGTTCATGATGGCAACAACATTGCTCCCGGCACGTGGTTCCTTTCTCCAGGGCATGAAGGCACTGTTCTTTGGATTAATGTTAGAGGTCATGGTGAACCCAGTGAAGGTAATCCGATCGATCATATGGGGAGGGAGCTACTGATTTACCCGTCGATGCGTTGTCATGTCTATGCTAGAGATTCTTATGGTGATGACACTGTCACACCAAATTGGGTCAGGCTTGAAGATCTGCACGGCACATCTTTATTTCTTGGTATAAACTACCCGTTTCTGCTTGGTCCTCCCGAGGTAGCTGGTCTCAACGATGTCAATGCAGCTCCAGTTTTCACATCAGACTGTGTGTTTGCTACTCACAAGCGTTTCCACCAAGTACCACAGCCTGTTCCAGATTGGTGTAGGATGTCACTCAATGGTGGAGTTGGCATTGGCTCCTCTTTCCAATATGCTGCGGCTGGCTGGGGTGATATTGTGGAGTCTCCTATGTGGTTTGTTCCTACCGTGACAGATGGATTGTGGGGATTTGGCTTTTAGATATGAAGAATTGTCCGAAAACTTTAGAAGTGCTCCTattgaagtattttaaatcagttATAATGCAGTTGTTTTGTTTAAACAATGTGTTGAAATTGTATTGAAGTTTGTTTGAAGGATGTTTTATTCTTATTTGTACCTATGTCTCGGTTGTATTAAAGAATCTTATAATAAGGCACTATTGTAAGCTTTAACAGTCTATTGGTTATTCAAGATGTTGTTGTTTTTAACTGGTTATTTATTTGTTTATCTGCAATCTTTCGATTTCGCTGGGTAGGTACAGATCCCAGTATGGTGGAGTACATCTCTTACCTTAACACAAGTACAGCTGCAGCACCAAACAAAACCATATAATAATAGGAAGCATAGTAAGATCTTTTATTACAGCCACTTCTAAACAGATCCTATTAAATGACTCGCCTGTGAGAGCAGGTTCCCCACCGGCACGACGATCCTTACGGCATAATCTCGTCCAGATCCTTGAGTCCTCTAACCGCCATCTCTCGCGCTGGGTCATCCTCACCCCTGAGATCCAACATTGCCTTTGCCGTTGCATTTTGCTCCTCCAGGCCCTGCCCTGACAACTGTGGACGCCAACCCTTCGCCATCTGGGTGATCAACCACGGTGAGGCCAAGCAGATCTGGAGGAACAGTAGCTTCCGTCGCAGCTTCGTCTGTCTCCGGTCCTAAGCCATTttctcttcctcctcatgcttccTATGTTCGTCAGCTATCCTACGAAGCTGGTCTAACGGGATGAGCCCTAGCGACCACTTTGGAACTGACATCTTTTACATTATATTTTTGGATTTGCTATTTTGTTGCAAATAAAGAGTAAAGATTTGTTACTTAGCCTTGATGATATCAAACAATATTGAGCTTTTCTCCAGATTAGAAACTATGTATGTTGAGCTTTCACAGTTTAGATGACTAATTGAAGATCAGAAAAGCAAAATTGATACGAAATTTCCTTTGAGGATTTTGTGCTCAGTACAGGTAGGCTTGCGGTGAGAGGACTGATAGTAGATCAGCAGTCCTTAAGATTGATTTTGTAAGTGCTCCTGATGGTTGTTGATGCTGCTATGCTGCGCGCCGTGCTGCTGCTGATTACCGCAGCTGCACGACGCCCTGGTTCGGACTTTGGAGGACTGGATAAAACTAACCCTAACCCTGTTTGGCAGTCAGTAGAATTTAATAATGGTGGAAGAGTATGTAGTACAAGTACTAGTATTTTATAAATTAGATAAGGATTGCAACACACATAATGGTGTGTCCTAGTGGTTCGAAGATATTGTGCACAGGTTGTGAGTTCAACTCCTCTCACGTGTCATTTATGTTGAGGTAAAACTATGTATGGATATAAGGTGATGTTGCACAGTTTAATAACAATGAATGTATTTGTTAGTAAATTGTGTCACATCATCTTCTATCCGACACCCGTTGTATCTTTTTTTTTCATTATAACAAGTGATATAAACATTTCATTTACCACGTAAGAGCATCTGCGCACCTCAAGTAGACGTCGAACGATGTGTTGGCACTTCGGTATGGTGGACGCCGtcctctatttgggggagctGTTCCCACACTGGCGGTCCCGATGGGATTTTTTACATAAACTAAATATTTATACTTGTAGATTCATTTTAATGTCATCCAGGATCAATGAATAATATTTTCTGGCAAATCCGACTACTGCCTTCGTAGCCGGAGCTGCATCTGCGCCAAACACCGCCGCTCGTATACTTCATTCTGATGATGCGTCTCCTCCCGCTGCAACCGCCTGAGCGCAAAGTCCTCCCACCCTTGCTCTTGGCCCGCCTACCACCGGCGCTGGTTCGCCGCCTCCCGCAACCGCCATGCATCCTGGCGCTCCAgcagctcctcctcttcctcccgccgCGCGCCGCggaacctcctcctcctcctgtcgCCGCCGCGCGTCCCGTAGTGGCCGCCTCTCCTTGCGCTTCCATTGCCCCGCCACCTGATGTTGCCGCTCGTTCGCGACATCGGCACATACGGGTGCCGTTGGCGCCGCCATCGCCCATTCCTCGTTATTTGCGAGATGTGGGTCCGACTCCATGATTCCTACTGTTCCCTCTAGCGCCACGTCATCCCACGAATCGAATATTTTTCTATTTCTAGGTTGTTTGAACCAATGAGGCGGGGGTGGTGGGATAATATAGACTGTCGGCGTGGCGGGAAACCTCCCGTGCGTTGTTGTAGTGGTAGAATTTCATGCGCGGCATGCGGGAGAGTTTCCGGCCCGGCGTCGTCGGTGAAAATATCTCATGTGGCGCCCTAGCGTTACTGATAAGTGGCTCCGACGCCCAAAATTTCCTGTGTCGTGAGGCGCTGGCGCGCCTGATCCGCGTCTTAGGCAAAGGGGCCGGCATGTTGTTGCCGGCACTTTTTTTAGACTCAGGAAAAACGGTTTGTTGATTTAGAAAAAATGCACTTTTGATTTCCGCGCAGGTACAGAAAATGTTGTGCACATATATTTATTTGTTGATAGCCAACTGTGTATATATATTTTTTGATTATGCATAATTCACTTTATTTAACATGTCAATTACATTGTGTTGCATCAATGTGTAGTCGCACCAGGTGTATTTTTTTGTCAACTTTATAATCGATGTAACATttgtaaaaaaaatccaaaatataGATTATTTACTCGGTGATTCTAAAAGTGAAAAATAACTCGTTTGATATTTATCCAATGTGACTAAAAATGCTCTATGCTACACTGAAACGGTGCTTCCTGCTAGACATGGCCTGGCCGAATCAAGTGAAGCATGTCTTAGAACTGCAGTGGTACGAACACAACGAGcgcagaaaaataaaaaggcaccaCTGTATCGGTCAACAGTGATAACTCAATAGTAGGATAGGCATAATTGATGATAACCCCCTCCTTGTTCGCAATTCCTTGCTCTCAAGCCCCTTTTGCGTCTGCACGTCTAACCCACAGTTATTATTGATTAATCCGCTATTAAGTTATCAGTCTGTTCACATTCCAACGAGGGAATACAATTCGGCAGTGATGTGTTCTCACTCATCGTCACCGCCTTGATCTTGTATAAATAGAACCCCAAACCAAGTGGATAGGTATCAAAACCATCACTTTAACCATTTTATTCTCCCATCcttatggcgccccaaacaagtgACACCGTATATTCGTTCGAGCATCTCTCAATGAAATTCAAGGTCACCGTAACCACAAGGGCTGCAACAATGGAGAAGTGGATCTACCGCGTATCCGAAGATTTCCTTTGCGACTCCAGCGCAGAGATCGTTGGTCTTGATTGCGAGTTCACTGACAAAGTGAAAGGAATAAAGCAGAAATTTCTTCCAGAGGATAAACGGCAACGTGCAGCAGTTTTGCAGCTATGTGTTGCTAATGACATCATTCTTTTTCAGGTATcacaaatgacaccatacaagtttttTACCAACTGTTCCGAATTATATACGTCGTTGACCTTTAGTTTGAATTTTCGCAGATATTTCAGGCAACAAAGGTTCCATGTTTGTTAAAGAAATTCTTGAGCTCGGAGAAGATCTGGTTTTTTGGTGCAGCAATTGATATGGATCGCAGGATGCTGATGCCTTACGGATTAAACATCAGGTGTGCGTTCgacttgcagaagatgatcaataTTCATAAACTAGATCCTCGTGTTAAGAATAAAAGAATACCATCACTCTATGACCTGTCAAATCCTGTGTTGGGGACAAATTTGGAAAAGAAAGGTGATTCTTGCAAGAAAATAAGAGAGGAAGGATGGGCAAGACCCGAATTAAGCTTTGATCAGGTCAAATATGCAGCCTTGGATGCATGGCTAAGCTTTGAAATTCCTAAAAAAAATGGGCAATCAAGGGATACGATATTACTGGATATATGTACAATGTATGACTGATACTGTTATCATTTATATGGTTGACTGTAATGTGTTTATATACAATTATTAATCAATGTAATGTGTTTTAATGTGTAGTTTGGATATTGAAATTATCTTTTGTATAGCAGTACTGGGTTCAGCGGTGGTATTAACACGAGTATAGCTGCTGATAGAGTATGAGTACCAGTCGTAGTAGGTACATTCGTTAAGGGCCTTAAGTACACCGGCTTTTATTTGTTCACATTTAATTTTTGATTTCCGCGTACAGAATTTAATGGTCGTAAGTACAGAtgtttttatttgtttttgtTCAAATTGTAGCTTTTATTTCTGTAAGTATAGGTGATCACAAAATTTTAGTAGACGATACAGCGGTGGTATGGATATGATTACGGTGGAAACACGGATAGGGATTTCCCTTCTTTTTTATTTGCAAATTTTCGTTTCTACGGGTAGGAACTAAGATCAGTATGTTTCTAGATTTACTTTGCTTTTATTCTGGGATACAGTGCTCATGCTGTGATTATTACGGTCTGAAAGTATTGTTTTTCACTGGGACAGTACAGTGCAAGCTGCATCGAGTATAGTTGTGAAGAGAGCAGGAGTACAGATTGGGCAGCAATAGGAGTACATGAATGTATCTGTTTGTTTTCTTAGCATGATTTTTGTTCACTTGGCACACTAGTACAGGATTTTTTTTAAGATTACAGTTGTGAAGGGTGCGTGAGTACAACTATGACACCAAGAGGATTACAGGAGTGTTTCTCCATGTGTTCTGCAGGATTTGCGTTATTTGGGAAGGTACAGGTACCAATAATCTTCGAGTATAGATGtgaaggttgcacgagttcaTCTTTGACACCGAATGGAATACATGAGTGTTTTTCTAGGTTTTCAGCAATGTTTAGGTTCTCTGTGAAGGATTATGAGCCAAAGCGGCTTGAGTACAGTTGTGGAGGTTGCACGAGTTCAGTTTCACATAGAGTGAAATACATAATGTTTCTTCACGTTTTATGCATGTTTTGGTTTC
It includes:
- the LOC127328318 gene encoding uncharacterized protein, which produces MEKWIYRVSEDFLCDSSAEIVGLDCEFTDKVKGIKQKFLPEDKRQRAAVLQLCVANDIILFQIFQATKVPCLLKKFLSSEKIWFFGAAIDMDRRMLMPYGLNIRCAFDLQKMINIHKLDPRVKNKRIPSLYDLSNPVLGTNLEKKVLML